The DNA window GGCGCCGGGCATGGCGGACCCGAGTTCACCTCGCCCGAGCGCCGCCAGGAAGTCATCGAGTTCCTGGGCAAGCATCTGCGTCGCCAATAAAGTTGTCGCGGAAAGAGTCGCAGCATGAGCAAGATGCACCCACGCCCGCCGGCGCCCGCCCGTCCGCAGCCGGCCCCGTTCTGGCAACTGCGCAGCCGGTCGCTGGAGTTCGGCCGTTTGCCGGTGTTGATGGGCATTGTGAACGTCACCCCTGACAGCTTCTCCGACGGCGGCAAGTTTTACGATAGCTCGGCCGCGGTCGACCAGGCGCTGCAACTGGCGGCAGACGGCGCGCTAATAGTCGATATCGGCGGCGAAAGCACGAGGCCCTACGCCGAGCCTGTCCCGCTGGACGAAGAACTGCGGCGGGTGATTCCTGTCGTCGAGGCCGTCTGCCAGCAGGCGTCGGTGATCGTTTCGATCGACACCCTCAAGCCGGAAGTCGCCCGCCAGGCGATGCTGGCCGGGGCCGAAATCATTAACGACGTTTCCGGTCTGCGGGATCCGGCGATGGTAGCGGTCGCTCTGGAAACGGGGGCCGGCGTTTGTGTGATGCACATGCAAGGCACGCCGGCGACGATGCAGGATAATCCCCAGTACGACGACGTCGTCGCCGAGGTCGGCTCCTGGCTGGCTGCCCGACGGGGGGAGTTGATCGAAGCCGGCCTGCAGGCCGAACGGATCTGTCTCGATCCGGGCATCGGCTTTGGCAAAACGAACCCGCAGAGCATCGCCCTGCTGAACTCCTGCGGGGAGTTCCATGCGGCCGGTGCGCCGCTGCTGGTCGGCCACTCCCGGAAAGGCTTTATCGGCCAGGCGATTGGCGACAAGACGGTCGACCGCACCCCCGGCGTGATTGGCGTCGCCCTGGCCCTGGCCCGACGAGG is part of the Lignipirellula cremea genome and encodes:
- the folP gene encoding dihydropteroate synthase; translation: MSKMHPRPPAPARPQPAPFWQLRSRSLEFGRLPVLMGIVNVTPDSFSDGGKFYDSSAAVDQALQLAADGALIVDIGGESTRPYAEPVPLDEELRRVIPVVEAVCQQASVIVSIDTLKPEVARQAMLAGAEIINDVSGLRDPAMVAVALETGAGVCVMHMQGTPATMQDNPQYDDVVAEVGSWLAARRGELIEAGLQAERICLDPGIGFGKTNPQSIALLNSCGEFHAAGAPLLVGHSRKGFIGQAIGDKTVDRTPGVIGVALALARRGVQVLRVHDPAPLQQALLLFDIAGGLDD